A single window of Archangium gephyra DNA harbors:
- a CDS encoding RluA family pseudouridine synthase: MVTPEARELRAPPEARGERLDQVLARAFPDLTRSRIQGLIEAGNARIDGKPAKVAQRLRGGELLSLQIPAPVAAVPVAEELPIAVLHEDRELVVVDKAAGMVVHPGAGHASGTLVNALLHRVKDLAGVGGELRPGIVHRLDKDTTGCLVVAKHESSLVALQKAFKSRVVEKTYLALVHGTPKAAEARIETLYGRHPVNRQRFTGKVKEGKPAITVYRVLEAFEDAALVEVDLLTGRTHQIRAHLSEAGHPLLGDSLYGAGRKAKGRAAEAQEVLGRQALHAWKLSFPHPRTGKVLHVEAPLPADFTAALKLLRASGAAPTAPSKVRARKR, encoded by the coding sequence CTGGTGACCCCCGAGGCGCGAGAGCTCCGTGCCCCGCCCGAAGCTCGTGGCGAGCGGCTGGATCAGGTTCTCGCGCGAGCCTTTCCCGATCTGACGCGCTCGCGCATCCAGGGCCTCATCGAGGCCGGGAACGCGCGGATCGACGGCAAGCCCGCCAAGGTGGCCCAACGGCTGCGCGGCGGCGAGCTGCTCTCCCTCCAGATTCCCGCTCCCGTGGCGGCGGTGCCGGTGGCCGAGGAGCTGCCGATCGCGGTGCTGCACGAGGACAGGGAGCTCGTCGTGGTGGACAAGGCGGCGGGGATGGTGGTGCACCCGGGAGCGGGCCATGCGTCCGGGACGCTGGTGAACGCGCTGCTGCACCGGGTGAAGGACCTGGCCGGAGTGGGCGGCGAGCTGCGTCCGGGCATCGTCCACCGGTTGGACAAGGACACCACGGGCTGTCTGGTGGTGGCCAAGCACGAGTCGTCACTGGTGGCGCTGCAGAAGGCCTTCAAGTCGCGGGTGGTGGAGAAGACGTACCTGGCGCTCGTGCACGGGACGCCCAAGGCCGCCGAGGCGCGCATCGAGACGCTCTACGGCCGGCATCCGGTGAACCGCCAGCGCTTCACCGGTAAGGTGAAGGAGGGCAAGCCCGCCATCACCGTGTACCGCGTGCTCGAGGCGTTCGAGGACGCCGCGCTGGTGGAGGTGGATCTGCTCACCGGCCGGACGCATCAGATTCGCGCGCACCTGTCGGAGGCGGGCCATCCGCTGCTGGGTGACAGCCTGTACGGCGCGGGCCGCAAGGCGAAGGGGAGGGCGGCGGAGGCGCAGGAGGTGCTGGGCCGCCAGGCGCTGCACGCGTGGAAGCTGTCCTTCCCGCACCCGCGCACGGGCAAGGTGCTGCACGTGGAGGCGCCGCTGCCCGCGGATTTCACCGCCGCGCTGAAGCTGCTGCGCGCGAGTGGTGCGGCGCCCACGGCTCCTTCCAAGGTCCGGGCCAGGAAGAGGTAG